From the Eschrichtius robustus isolate mEscRob2 chromosome 3, mEscRob2.pri, whole genome shotgun sequence genome, the window CGACGCTGCGCGGGGCGCCTGGGACTCGCCCAGACCCCCCGATTGGCGCTCAGCAGCCCGCCCTGCCCAGGAGGAGTCACCGCGCACAGTGAAGCACTGCCAGTACTTCGGCTGGCCGGACCACGGGGTGCCGGCCGCGCCCACCGGCGTCCTTGGCTTCCTGGACGAGGTGAACCGGGCCCAGAGCAGCATGCCGGGGGCCGGACCCATGGTAGTGCACTGCAGGTGCGACCAGGGACGGGGGCGGGCCAGCGGCACAGGTGCCACCGGGGAAGGGGCCACGGCTTTGTCCCGTCAACCGGCCACAGGCCTCCTGGTCCGTCCCCACAGCGCCGGCATCGGACGCACTGGCACAATCATTGTGCTCGACATCCTGGTGGACGTCATTCGCAGGCAGGGTGAGCCACCCCAGGCAGGCCCCGCCCTGCAGTCGAGCCCCGCCCCTCCCATCGAGCCCCGCCCCTCCCATCGAGCCCCGCCCCGGGTACCGGCCCCTCCCCTTCCATCTAGCCCCGCCCTCCTGCAGTTGCCGGCCCCTCCTATTTCATctggccctcccacctcctccctgcctcacCGCCCCGCCCTGAGCTCGCTCGTCCCCAGGGCTGGACTGCGACATCGACGTCCCCAAGACGATCCAGCATGTGCGGCGGCAGCGCTCGGGGATGGTGCAGACCGAGGCGCAGTACAAGTTCGTGTACTTGGCGCTGCAGCGGTACATCCGGGGCGAGCAGCTACGCCTGCGCGAGCAGGTGGGGACAGGGCCGGGCCGGGGCGGAACCTGCGGGGGCATCACCATGGTGACCAGCGGCCCCTCCCCTCAGCGCGAGCCGCCCGAGGAGCGCGACTCCCTGAAGGTGGGAGCCTCGCCCGCCGACCCCGGCTGTAGCCCCGGACCCGCGCCGTCCCGGGCGCCGGCGGCGTGAGTGGGGCGTCGGGGACCGGGCGGGGGCGGAGTCCCGGCAGGGAGGCCTCGGGGGCGTGGCCCGGGCGTGGGGGCGTGGCCCGGGGCGAGGGGGCGGGATCGCAGGTGGCCCCCAGCCGAAGCCCGTCTCCGCCCGCAGCACCCCGGAGGCCTCCGGCCACGTGTACGAGAACCTGCTGCCACTCGGGCCGTGAGGGCCCCGAGTGCGCGCGCCCCGAGTGGCGCTGGAGCCGTGCGAGAAGGCGGGAGCCCAGCAAGGCCGGCCCTCGCGTTCCTCCGAAGGACTGTGTTTAGGACTGTGCAGACCGGCGCCCAGCCCGGAGCGTTgcggggttggggggcgggggtccCGGGTCTGCCCCTGACCAGGTCTGCACGTCCAGAAATGGTGAGGGAAGGTCAGGAGGTCCGGTGTCCCTGCCTTTCTTGGAGGAGGGGAGGCGGGGCTGCAGGGCTGCGGTTTGTCTCAGCGTGGGAGGCCACCAGTGACCACCTGCACGGCGCAGTGACTATGTGTGACCTTGCGTGTGCCACGTGTTTGAGTGTCAGCCTGTATGTGGGACACGAGTGACCAGCAAGTGAGTGCCAGTCTGTGGTCACCAGCGTTTGTGCCCCTCTCCCTTGCATCCtgcatgccccccaccccttcaGAGCTGCTTCTCAGCCCTGCCCACAGCCGTGGTCTAGGATGTGGCCCAGGCAGCGGCTCAGTCCCTGCCGTGTCCAGGCCTAGCCCAGACCGTCACACTGCGGTCGCGTGtggacaaatgtttgttgaatgagagaATATGTGACATGCTCGTGTGACCACGGTGATGAGGGCGAGGCTCCGTGTGTGCCTGACTGGTCTGTGATGGTGTGACGTCACTGGCCTGTGGTCCACGCTTGCACCCTCCCATCACGGATGTCCCTGTGGCTTTGTGGTCTCCTCAGTAAAATGCCTTCTTCTCAGTTCTGCGTCTTTGTTGGGGCCTGGAGAAAGGGAGCATGTGGGTCCCCACGACTGGGCCCAACTTCCCCAGGGTCTCCCTGAGCCAGAGGCCCAGCTGGTAGGAGCAGGAAGTCCTGGGCTTTGGGGTGAGGGATGAGGAGGCTGAGACCTGTGCGAGCCAGGACCGGCCTGGCCTCTCTTTGCCATGCCAAGCTGGTGGTGCAGGATTCCTGGGGCTAAGGGCAGAACCGggtaggggaggggtgggggttgGCAGGACTCCTGCCCGTCCCTCGCGACACTCGCTTCACCAGCCAGGCCTGGCCCAGGGAGGGTCTGCTGGAGGAACCTGAGGTCTGTGGATCCTCAGGACACGCTGGTTGTCGCCAGCCCCGCTTCTGTGCACACTTGGGCTTTGGTTCCCAGGGGCCACGGGGTCCTGCGGCCCTCCAGTCAGGGCTCCAAGCAGGACTGTGGGGCCGTGACTTCTGGGGGATGCAGCCTGGTGTGACCATGgtcggggctggggaggagggctcTGGGCCAGGCCAAGGCCCCACACCAGTCCCGCCTGCCCCAGGTGCTCCAGGCCCTCCCCATCTCCCTGGGAGAGCCTCACGGCCCCGGGGGCAGCCAAGTCCAGAAGCGCTGCAGCCCATCCACAGCCCGGAGGGGACAGGAGTCGGACCCCCTAGGACCTGCGGCCATCCACCCTAGGTGCTGCTGGGAGTGCAGTCCAGTGGGGGTGTCCTCTGGATTGAGGGTCTTTTGCGGAAGGGGCAGACTGTGGGCTTTTCTGGAGGGAGGGGCTTAATGGTGCAGGAAAGAGGACACAGAGGGTAAGGACCCCTTACCAATTGCGagtacaaaataatttatttaaaaatgtacaatgcAGGAGGGTGGGCTGGGCTCCCTGCCACTGCCCTCTGTCCCCCTGGCCACCCAAGGGAAGGGGCCAGCCCTGcctggggaagggaggagccGTGGGcgaaatgtgaaaataaaagaaagatggcGAGCCCCCTCCCTTTTCAGCAAGGGGCTGGTCTTGCGGGCGATTCACAGTGTGTATGGGGAGGGGGCCTCGCCAAGCTGTCTCTCCTggacctcagtctccccatctgcaaGATGGAAGTTAGGGCAGTGGCCTCTGGGGCCCATAGGAATCTGTGATCCCTGGGAGCTCGGGGAACCATTTTGTCCACCCCACAGGACACAGCCCCAGAGAGCAGGAGGCAGGTGTGCCGAACCAGGTATGGGTTCCTCAGAGATCCCAGGGGGCTCCTCTGGGaccccgggggtgggggtggtaacCCTAGTTGTCAGCCAGGGACCCAAGCGAGAAGGTGGTGGCGGCCGTGGCGGCGGCGGAGGGCGGCCGGGGGAGGCAGTGCAGGCTCCCGGTCCTAAGCGCGCACTGCACGGGCCAGAGCACCACGCAGGACAGCACAAGCAGCAGCACCACGATGAGGGCCGCGCGCCTCCAGTCCCGGCAGCGCGCCCGGCAGCGGGCCAGGCGGCCCCGACGGCGGGCAGGGCCCGGGGTGGGCACGGGCGCTGCGGGCATGGCGGGCTTGCTCGGGCCCACGTCCACATACACGAAGCCGGGCGCCGCAAGGCCAGGCGCAGAGGGCGGCGGGCGGCAGCACAGCTTGGTGCCCTCCAGCCACACGGGCTCCTCCCGCCGCAGGTGTGCTGGCATCTGCGCCTGCAGCTGGCGGCTGGTGTGCAGCGCGGGGGCCCCGGCAGCAGGCACGGCCGTGGGCCGCCGGCAGAACGGGCAGGGCACGGCCTCGCTACCCGGCCGGCCTGCGGGCTGGGTGGCTGCCATCCGTGCGAGGCACTCCAGGCAGAAGGCGTGGGTGCAGGAGAGCTCCTTGGGTGTCTTGAAGATGTTGTCGTAGCCCGAGAAGCAGATGGAGCATTCCAGAGGGGAGGCCGCTTTCTCCAATCCAGGGGTGCCTGGGGACCTGGGGCTGCCGGCCGAGCCAGGGGACCTGGGCACTGTGGCCGTGGGGCTGCTCCTGCCGGCAGGCGGCATGGCCGTGTGCCACACCTGTGGGCCTGATGACATGGTTCTGGGCTGTGGGACAAACGGAGACACCGTGAGTGACCTCGATTGCCCCTTTCCCGCAAGGTCTGTCTGTCGCTGTCTCCCCGTCCCTCTCTCGCATCACCCAGAGACTCCGGGAAGGACGCTGCCCGTCTGCAGGCGCCTCCGCCAAGTCCACCTGTCCCTGGGCTCAAGGTCTTTCTGCTCAGGTTGTAACCCTGCGCTCCCCAGCTCCTCACCTGCTGAGTCAGGGCTCAGCATCCTGGGGCGCCCCAGCCTGCCTGGGCCCTGTGGACCACTGCTCTGTAGACGCCTCCCACCAGCCCTGGCCTACCTGGACGTGCCACTGGGCAGAAATAAAGGTGATGATGAGAATGGCCCACAACAGTTACTCTTTACATCGGGGCTCTGCCAGGGTGGGCCCTGGGCACGTGGTACAGAAGAGCCACGGTGCAGAAGAGGCAGCTCGGAGGCTGGAGTGACAGCCAGCGGGACCCGGGCTCTCACAGGAGTGTGGCTCTGGGTCAGGTGAAGTGGGCTTGAACACAGATCCCGGTGTGGGCGGCCGATTTGGTTGGCGCACACCCAATCTGTGGGCAGTTGTGTGAGGGTGGATGCCAGGCCTGGCTGGGTGAGGGGTGGGACTCTGGATCTGGAGCCGGCCCGAGCTGGATGCACTGCGGGAGACTGGAGGGCCTGAGCAAGGATGGTGGCCGCGGCCCGAGGAGGAGCTTTGTCTCCCAGCCAAGGCCTGAACCTGCAGCACCAGCTCATCTGGCTGGTGACGAGGGCCTGATGCTGGCCCTAAGGGCCTGGAAGTGCTCCTCAGCCGGTGCCAGGGGAGCGGGGGGGCGGGGTGCCGGGCGAGCCCCAGCCATCCTCTCCAGGCCGGCCCGCCACCTGGGAGGGTCACACCAGCCACAGCTGCCATCAGGAGGTAGTGGGACGTGCTCCCCCTTGCCTGCTGCCCCTTCACGGGGCCCAGGTCTCCTCCCCAGGCAGCCACATGGCTCCTGCTTGGAGGAGGGCGGGTAAGGGGCTGACTCGCCCTTCACCTTCACGACGGACAGAGGAGGCCAGGGCCTTGGGAAGACGCTGGCCACGTGACCCCATGGAGCCCAGGAGGCCCCCCAGGGGTGACCTGACCCTGACTTGCTGGTCAGTCCAGGAGGGATGGTGGGATGACTTCGCAGTGAGGTGCCACGAAGGCTCAGGTGTTGCTGCCTCCTGACGGTGACCACTGTGAGTCACGGTGACATCACTGTGATGTCACCAGTGCCCCGGCATCACAGCGTGAGATGTCATTACGTTTGGTGACAGCAGTTGCCGCAGGCCAGGCGGCAGCCTCAGCAGGGTCTGGGGGTACTGCGGGCTGTCCTCCCCCAGCCAGTTCACCCCACATAACCGGTTCCTTGGCACTGAGGCCCCACCCCTCTGAGGAGGTGCCCCACCCTGAGCCTGTACAGGTGAGAGGTGAGTGCCAGCTGAGCCGGCCTTACCTGGTAGCCGGGGTCAGCGGGGCCCGGGCATGACCCTCTTGGCTGGCACGGCCAGGCTGAGGCCCCGAGCTCACTCGTCCCGGCAGTGCTGGCTCCTTCCCCTCCGGGCCAGGCTGGCCTGTGCGCTCCCTGGCCGCTCTTCCTCTCCAGGGCCGCTGgggggccggggggcgggcgTGTGTACTCCTCCAGGTGTGGAGCGCTGTCTGAGGCGGGTGTGAGTTCTCTGGGCATGGGCTCCTGGCAGGTGTATTTATACGCTCGCTCTGGATCATGCTGGCCAGGGGCGTGGCCCGCTTCCGGGATTGGCTGGcctcctgtcctctccctggcaGGCTGGGCAGCCGAGGGCGGGGAGTCAGAAGTGAGAGGTCggagcctggggtggggctgggggtcagTAGGGCTCTGTAGTCTGGGCAGGTCTTGGGGGGGGTGGCTGGATGCCTGGGTAAAACCTCTCCCCTACCCCCGTGGCCCCTGAGATGCCAGAGCAGCCCCTCCAGAAACAGATCTGCTCACCAACCCTGTTCAAGGTGGCGGCACCTGAGCTCCTGGGTGGGCCCCCCAGAGGGTCCCTTCAAGGAGCCCCCCACTCACAATCGGCTCACTGACGCCCTCCCCAAGCAGCCCCTGCCCTTGCCCCTCGCCCCAATTCCTACCTCACCCGTGTGGCTGCCGGTCACAAGCAGCACCGCCCCCAACCCGGGCTTCTGCTGCCCCCGCCCATCCCTCCCCACCTACAGCCTTTGGGGGCCGGGAGGGAACTCCCTGCTCTGGGCCCAGAGAGTGGGGTGAGGGGTCAGGGCTGGGAGCACCCAAGGGGTGAGCCAGGGGTGAGGGCGGGCCAGGCGCCAGGCTGGCCACAGGAACTTGTTTCCGGGGAGCGTCTGCTGGGGCACCTCAGTTACACATGCAGGGCAGGGACTCCGAGGAAGCGCCCACCCGGCCAGGGGAGCCGGAAGTCTCCCGGGGGACGGGGAGCAGTTTCAGCCAGTAGGTACGGGGTCCCAGCAGACCACAGGGCCAGGCTGTGCGGAGGCCTGGCTGGAGGCCAGGATGGAGGGGGTGAGGGCTGCGCCGGAGGGGCCTGGGTCCTAGCCAGGGGCTCCCCCATCTGACACCTGATCCTGGCCCCAGGGTCACAGCAGGCTCTCCCCCACGCCCCGTggcttccctgcccccaccccccagctgcaCGCAGCACACCTCAGAGTGCACCTGATCTAGACCCGGGGCCCAGGACCTGAGATGGGACCCCAATCACCAGCCTGTGGGAGGGGATGCTGGGCTTGGTGAGGCTGGGAGCGGCGGCCCACCCTGGTGGGGGACGGCCCAGCTCATCCCCACCCACCAGGCAGGGGCCCCCTGACTCCTCAGCGGGTAGTCCAGGACCCCCGGAGGCTGCCCAGCCCCAACAGCAGAGGAGAAGCACCGACGGCCAGCAGAAGTCGGAGGTCAGCAAGAGGAAGACCCTCCCTCAGTGTTAGGAGGTGGCCGCACAGAGCAGGCTGCCTGGGCCCAGACCCCGGGGGGAGCCCCAGCGAGACGGGGGGGCAGCCAGGCCTGCAGCCGCAAGGAGGCCGAGGCGGGGGGTGACTGCGGGACGAGAGGGGACCTGGGCTTCGGAAGGGGCTGGGGCTCCCCTGTGTGCTCCAGGAAGGGGGAGGAGCCCCAGCCAGGGGCTCAACGAGGGGGTGGGGCTcagagggggagggtggggactCGGAGAAAGGGCGGGGGCCCAGAGAACGGGGAGTCTCTCGTCCGTGCGTGACGGGGCTCTGGTTCCCACGAGTGTCGTGACGCAGGGTCGGTCACATGCTGCCTCCAGGAAGTGTCCTCGGTCCTCTGAGAACACCTTCCCAAGGGCTCCTGGGAATCTCCGAGCTCCTCAGTGGACAGTCAGTGCCCAGAGGCGAGGGGACAGGAATACCTGAGGGACGTGCCATCTGGGGTGCTGGCCAGGTCTCACCGCACGGGACCTCAGCACACTTGGGGCCCACCTGGTCCCCACACACCTGCTCGCTCTCCAGCTTCACGAGGCAGGAGCAGCTGCTCTGGGTGTGAGCATGGGCTTCGCCTGAGGGGGCGGGCTGTTCACCGACTCACCCCAGCTGGGTGTGCGAGCGCGCGTGTCTGCGTGTGCAGGTGCGTGCACGCGTGAGGGGAGCACGGCGGCCGGCACGTGACCCCGGGGCTGGGACTCACTTGCTGGACCGGGCGGAGGACGAGGCCCACGGTGACCACCCCCGTCCAGTCACGGCTCTCAGATGTGGGGTCCCGGAGCCCTCAGACACCTGGGAGTCCTGGGCTGGACACACAAGCTGTCCTCGGCCAGAGCAGGAGAGAGGCCTGCCCCCCGAGGCCCCCGCTGGCCACGGCCCCCCTGCCCCAGGACTGGGGTGAGGACCGGCTTCAGATCCCTGAGGGCTGCCGGGGGCACACGAAGCGGCCAGTTTGGGGAGAGGTCCCCACACGGGCGTAGATTCTGGTGTCCCCCACAGGTCAGAGGCTGGGCTGAAGCAGGGGCTCGGGGGGTGCACTTGTGTCCGGCCTCCCCCCCACCGCCTGCCCGTCCCCACACACACTCTGGGCTCCTGACAGGCTTGGTGTGGCCCTCTGGCCACAAGGCGACTCTTCCGGTCCTGTCCCTCCAGCACCCAGTAGTGAGCTCGGTCCCCAAAGTCGGCCTGCCCTTGGAAGCCGGGTCCTTCTGGGGCCCGGTGCCCAGGCCCCCGCCAGGCCCTCTGCCCTCGGGTCACCCCCTCAGGCACCGCTCGCCCTGCTCTGTGCTCCCGCCTCCCACCTCTGCAGTGGGTGCGTCCTCTTGCTGACCTCTGACTTCTGACGGCTCTGGGTGCTTCTCCGGCGCTGAGTGAGCGGATGAATGAACGAGCTGCAGCGTGACCCCCGGGCCGAGCCCACCAACCGCCCCCAGGCCGAGCTCACCTCCCGGGGCGTGGAGTTCCCCGTGGTGGTTGACACAGTGGGGCTGGGACGGGACACCTGCCTGCTTTGGCCTGAACTGATTACCCCAAAAATTGGCCTTATCTTGGCTTCTTACGTGAGGGCCTGGAGTCCGGGTGAGGAATGGGTGACGGAGAGAAACTGGGGAGGCGGCTGTGCATGGTGCCCGGCCCAGACGCCCTGCCCCTGCCagctgccccacccccatctcgggtgccccccaaccctgcccaccGCTTTCTGGCCTGGATGCCCATCAGGGTCACGGGCTGACGAGTCCAGTGATGCCCCCCCCCCAACTATCTGGGGGCCTGAGACAGTCGCACCCAGGCCCAGGGGTCTCCGGCAGCTGAGAGCCCAAGGGGCCAGGCCACACAGGCCTGGGAAGTCAGGGGAAGCATCTCAAGTGTGGGGACCAGAGGGCTGCAGGTTCAAATTCAGAGTTGAGTTTTGCTGCCAGGGGTGGGGCAGAGCTGAGGctgggggctgcaggcagggcagGGGACAGGACAGTAGAGAAGAGGGGCTCTGGGGGGCCCCGGGGAAGCCGAGGGTCATCTTGCACCCACAGGAACCCCGTGGGTGACCCACAGCCCCTCAAGGCTGTCAGCCTGGAGACAGGAGGTTCCCGGGCAGCCGCCCCCCAGAACAGAGGGCAGAGCCTCCCCACATCCCTGGCTGTGCTGACGCGGCACCCAGGGCCAAGCAGACACCCGCCGGGTGCCCCGATGGCTGCAAGCCTCAGATGGGGCGGGCCAGGCTCTCTGCCCCGCGCCCCAGCTCTGTCCTGGCGGCTCTGGCTGGGACGCCCGGGATGAAGCCCGCTGCCGGTCGGCAAAGGTCCCTGTGCTCGCCAGCCCCTCCAAGGGCCACCCACCCACAGGACCCCACCTCCCCAAGGTGCCGCCAGCCTGCACTCTGTACCCACATGTGGCTTCCTCCTGGGGGCTGTGAGACGGGCACCACGGCGACCTCCCCGAGGCCCCATGGGTGTCCTGGCTGCACGGGGGCCTGCAGTCACCTGTGACTTCACATCCCCCAATGGGCCCAGTCACTTTACAGAATAGCCCCCCTAGGGGGCACCCACACTCTTTCCCATCTCAGTCCTGACGGCTGGGGGCCACCAGGGAGTCCTGCTCTCGTGAGGCAGCTTGGGACAAGCCCCCTTCTCCCGAGGCTAAGGTCCTGAGGGCTGAGGGCTGCCTGCGGGGGTGGGGGTCCTGGTCCTTGCAGAgggctccctgccctccccagtgCGAGGCAGGGCTCGGCAGCAAGGCTTCACCCCTGCTGAGGAGCAGGTGAACCTTGGGCCAGCGAGAAAGGCCTGAGTGGTTTATTGACGCTGATTTCAGGTGGCCGCCCCTCTCGGCTGCTGGTCAGTCATCGTTCACGTCCTGGCGACCGAGTTCGTGTCCATAAACCACAAACACCCCAGCGAGAATCCCAGTGCAGAAAGCAGGAGGCTGGCCACACAGGCCCTGGTGTGGGCCCCGCGGACGTGGACCAGACGCCGGAGGAGAAAACGTCAGTCCCCGCGGAGGCTCTGGGGAGGCCAGGCAGCACCCTGCCCGTGCTCAGTGGGCGCCCCGACGCTCCCCCATTTCCACAGGAACCCAGAGCCATCCCTCCGCAACCGGCCGAGGCAGGGAACACGGGCTGCCGCCTTGGGGCAGAGGCAGCGGGACGAGACTGCCGGCCAGGGCGGCCCTCGGCAGGTCCAGCGAGACAGCCAGCCCAGGCGGCAGTCACAGGTAAACGTGGCCCCGGGCTGACACGTCCCTGGGGGGCCTTGACCTCCAGCAGCTTCAGGCCAGTGTCCGTCCCAGTGCCTGGGGTCCAGGCGGGGTGCACATGAGGACAGCGTGCCTCTGGGACTTCTATACAAAATGCTTTCTGCTTAAACACAGGTTGAGAGTCAGCAGACCAGACGACTCACTCCTGCAGCGCCTGGAAACGGGCAGCTGTGGCCGTGCAGGACAGCCCTGAGGGCGCCTGAGCCTGGGGGCCGGTTTGCAGGCCCCAAACTGCCTGTGTGTGGATGCGGCCGGATCCCCCGAAGGCCTCGGCCTCACTGCTCTCAGAGGGGGCGCAGGGGGTCTGCCCACCATGGGCTCCAAGGCGGAGGAGCACCCGGGTCCTGCAGGCTGTCTCTCCCGAGGAGCCTGGACCCCACGCGGCCTGGCTCCCCAGCCCGGCTCAGGGACAGAGGCCGGAGTGATGCCCCGGGTCAGTCACGCTGAGCGGCTGTGTGCGGTGAGGAAGGCCCGCAGGCAGGCGGCTCTCACTCCACATCTGTGGCTGGAGAGGGACGAGCCAGGGCCGTGTGCAGGCCTGTCCTGAGGCCTCACTGGGCAGCGCCCAGCCTTCGTGTGGGCCCCCCCTCGGCAGCACGCGGGGCTGTGGATGGGCCGCGGGATCAGACGTTGCTCACCCGGGCCTCCACGGAGGAGACGGCAGTGGGGCCCACGTCCCTGTCCGAGGGCCGCTCGCGCCGGACGTAGCGCGGCTTCCGCACTGAAACGGGGTCAGAGACAGGCGGGATCAGAGCGGGGCCTGGGGCGGCAGGGAGGGCCTGAGGTCGTGGGCCTCCCTCCCTGGGGCTCACGGGAGTGGGGCCGGAGCAGCCACGAGGGAGGAAGCCCACCGGGCTCCAGCTCCCGGACACCTGGCGCCCCTCGGCCCGGGAGAGGGTCCGGCTCTCCCGAAACACGGAGGCGCAGGTCATGTGGTGCGCTGTAGGGCGGATGGTATCCCCCCCACTACACACGCGCGTCCACGTCCTAAGGCCCAGAACTGCGGGTGCAACCTTACTTGGAAAAATggtctctgcagatgtgattatctgatgggccctaaatccagcgACCAGTGGCCtcgtgagagggagggagacacagagggGAGAAGCCAGCTGAAGATGCGGCAGCGGCTGGAGGGAcgcggccacaagcccagggacgcctggagccccagaggctgggagaggcaggaaggacccgcCCCAGAGCCTCCGGAGGGAGCAGgtggcctccagaaccgtgagagaagACACTTCTGTCCTCCCGAGCCCCCGGGCTGCATACTTCGTTACGGCCGCCCCAGGAGACTGACGCAGGCACCTTGTGTTTGGGCATGGCGCCGCTTTGGGGAGATCAGACAAGTGTCTCACTGGACAGGGCAGATCTCGCCTTGACCGAGGGACTTCTCTGTCCCCAAGGAGGAGGATATCCTCACCTGTCCCCACTCCAGACCTCCATACGGTGGCAGGAACACGGTCTGGGGAAGAGGCGGGTGGCCTGTTGTGATGTGACCTCTGTGCTCACGGGGTCAACTGTGACACAGCTACTGCTCAGGAGGGACCACGGGAGGGCCCCGTGCCGGCCACTGGCTCCCTGctcaggcagagctgggacctgGTGGAGGGCTGAGGGCAGCAGGGGTGACCCCCGACCCGTGTTGGGAACACCCCGCCCCCCCGACAGACTCAGCATCtcaggaataaaagggaaaaggCACGAAAGCCGCGGTTGATGAAGGGGGGCTTGGCCGGCACCCCTGCAGCAGCCATGGGCCTGGCGTTCTGAAATTCCCACCAGAGACGAGGCATCCCGACAGGGCGAGGGACACGAAGCACTGACGCACCtgaggatggaggtgggggaaTCATCGCGGCCTTGAAAAGGGGAAAAGGCACAGTGAGAACTGCAGACAGGATGGCCCCCAGCCCAGACACACAGACACCCAGACGCACACGCACGGGGCCTCAGCCCGCCCATCGGGTACTTACAGCTTCGCCAGGCTGCAGGCCGGGGGCTGTAGGGGAGAGCACAGGTGTCACCTGGAGGCCACACAGCTGCCTCAGCCTGGGGGGGGCCCTCAGCCTGGGCGGGGGTCCCTCAGCCTCAGGGCAGGGGTCTCTCAGTCTGGGAGGGACCCTCAGCCTCCGCTGCTGGGCCCTCAGCTTGGGCAGGGGTCCACAGGCCTGAGGTGAGGGTCCAtcagcctgagggttccacaagcCTGCAGAGGGTCCCCGGCTACAAGCTCACTCCAGTCCCTCACTCCTGTGCCCAGCGGTGCCCTCAGCCTGCCCGGCCCCATCTCCCACCGCACTCGGGTGGTGTCCCGCCAGCGCTCTGGGGCCAGCCGCCCCCATCCCCAGCTTCCCGCCAGAGCAGACAAGCCGGCCTGCAGAGTGTCTGCCCCCGTCACCCTTCACACTGAGACCCCACGACATCCACCCAGAGCATTCCCAGGACGTGACCACCCCTCTTATCCTCAGACCCGAGAGCCACGTGACAACCCAGTCCCCTCCAGGGTGTCGCAGATGCGGCCTCGCACCGGACACCTGCATCTCGGCCCCAGCCCCGCTCCGTGCCCCCGGGCACACCCTGGCAGGAGGGGTACCTTTGTTTCTTCCATAGAAGACGTCAGGCAGCTTACTGGCACGCTTGAGGTAGAAGAATGCAGCCACGGAGAGGATGAGGCCCGAGCTGATGAGAAACGTCCCCAGGAAGAGGGAGGCTGCCACCTGGGGGCCCCCTGCAAGCGAGGTGAGGGCTGCCAGGGGTGCACACCTGGGCTCCCGCAGGGGCCGAGGGGTCCACACACAGGGGTGTGGGGCCCCCCTGCACTCAAACTGCCCAGGCCTCAGGTTCTCGGGGGCGTGGGCTGTCAAGACGTTCAGTGATCCTGGCCCCCGAGCCCCCCATCTCCTCCCTTGACACTCAGTGCAGACTCTGGGGCCCCCATGGCCCTGGTGTGCGGATACACCCCACCTCGCCTCTCTGGAGCTGGTCAGCTGTCACCCGGGGTGGCCCTCCCAGCACCAAGATGCCCGCTGTCTTCACCTCCACAGGTTCAGGTGGGCCGGCGGGCGGACGCCGAGCTGGAGGCTCTGCATTTAGGTGCCCGTGGGAGG encodes:
- the C3H1orf159 gene encoding uncharacterized protein C1orf159 homolog isoform X9, coding for MALQRAVLLASLLVEVASRSSGSAGQQPKCCVDVVDTNATCPGTSLCGPGCYGHRAEDGTVSCIRCRNGTHNSSECRGFAARGAHFPMNRSTGTPGRPSFGGPQVAASLFLGTFLISSGLILSVAAFFYLKRASKLPDVFYGRNKAPGLQPGEAAAMIPPPPSSDRVPATVWRSGVGTVRKPRYVRRERPSDRDVGPTAVSSVEARVSNV
- the C3H1orf159 gene encoding uncharacterized protein C1orf159 homolog isoform X7 — translated: MALQRAVLLASLLVEVASRSSGSAGQQPKCCVDVVDTNATCPGTSLCGPGCYGHRAEDGTVSCIRCRNGTHNSSECRGFAARGAHFPMNRSTGTPGRPSFGGPQVAASLFLGTFLISSGLILSVAAFFYLKRASKLPDVFYGRNKGDTCALPYSPRPAAWRSCRDDSPTSILRPCSCHRMEVWSGDRAHQIITSAETIFPMRKPRYVRRERPSDRDVGPTAVSSVEARVSNV
- the C3H1orf159 gene encoding uncharacterized protein C1orf159 homolog isoform X8, translating into MALQRAVLLASLLVEVASRSSGSAGQQPKCCVDVVDTNATCPGTSLCGPGCYGHRAEDGTVSCIRCRNGTHNSSECRGFAARGAHFPMNRSTGTPGRPSFGGPQVAASLFLGTFLISSGLILSVAAFFYLKRASKLPDVFYGRNKAPGLQPGEAAAMIPPPPSSGASVLRVPRPVGMPRLWWEFQNARPMAAAGVPAKPPFINRGFRAFSLLFLRC